One segment of Massilia sp. Se16.2.3 DNA contains the following:
- a CDS encoding DUF2058 domain-containing protein: protein MASLQDQFLKAGLVNKNKAKQVQQEKSKQHKIELRTGTQSVDEAKLAAAELQRKNAERARELNAQRDAQAQQKAIMAQIVQMVQKNRQSKGNGDVPYNFTHGTRIERIHVSQAVQEHLMAGRLVIVRLGDSTELVPRVIADKIAERDASLVVRVKKVETAVEEDDPYAAFQIPDDLMW from the coding sequence ATGGCATCGTTGCAGGATCAGTTTTTGAAAGCGGGCTTGGTCAACAAGAACAAGGCCAAGCAGGTTCAACAGGAAAAAAGCAAGCAGCACAAGATCGAGCTGCGTACCGGCACTCAAAGCGTCGACGAGGCCAAGCTGGCGGCGGCCGAATTGCAGCGCAAGAATGCGGAGCGCGCGCGCGAACTGAATGCCCAGCGCGATGCGCAGGCGCAGCAGAAGGCCATCATGGCCCAGATCGTCCAGATGGTGCAGAAGAATCGCCAGAGCAAGGGCAATGGCGACGTCCCCTACAACTTCACGCACGGCACCAGGATCGAGCGCATTCACGTCTCGCAGGCTGTACAGGAACACCTGATGGCCGGCCGCCTGGTCATCGTGCGCCTGGGCGATAGCACCGAACTGGTGCCGCGTGTCATTGCCGACAAGATCGCCGAACGCGATGCCTCGCTCGTGGTGCGGGTCAAGAAGGTCGAGACCGCTGTCGAGGAGGACGACCCTTACGCCGCCTTCCAGATCCCCGACGACCTGATGTGGTAA
- a CDS encoding DUF2945 domain-containing protein encodes MTDAFKAGDKVQWHSPQGTVHGTVKKKLTAHTSIKGHEVAASPENPEYLVVSDKTGAEAAHKASALKKA; translated from the coding sequence ATGACCGACGCATTCAAGGCAGGCGACAAGGTGCAGTGGCATTCGCCGCAAGGCACGGTGCACGGCACCGTCAAGAAAAAGCTCACCGCGCACACGAGCATCAAGGGGCACGAGGTCGCGGCCTCGCCCGAGAATCCCGAATACCTGGTCGTCAGCGACAAGACCGGCGCCGAGGCTGCCCATAAAGCCTCGGCGCTGAAGAAGGCCTAG
- a CDS encoding DUF4105 domain-containing protein, with protein MNFLRSFLAGACLLLCAVQPALAGLHEDLQRVEAERLERDPAWLALLHYRPDGSGIESQADQPRFFLADGARHSPRAELLAAVAALHDAAAAQDFACRFPARFEWLSARLGREGAEALTSQCAALAEWLAAFPGRRVSIDFASSYLENPSSTFGHTFLRIYRESSDELLSPTINYAARTDAREGDLAFVTKGLFGGFPGVADTLPFYRRLRTYTEIEGRDIHEYELSLTPAEVRRLLLHTWEIKDGVFDYYFIHENCAYRTLALLDAARPGTGLLDRFGAVTVPVDTVRALRAAGMLGAQRLWPSLPKRVRDLETQVDGEDGALARQLALGLATPAQVRTLSPARQAGTLQLAYEYGAVLIDRDEGDRVRRKEIPGAITKARLALAQPEVLASRSTPNGPEDGHDGGLLAASLRQRGGRHAPALDYAAFQHSLTDPLPGYEPHAEITVLNPEIEIGADRVRLRRIDWLVAQSTIPSSTLFAPRAWRVELTTRATPFAGRDHMATRLAYHTGRAWLLPGIPCWRCCPAWGLKPAAACRTTPPCSVRCAPR; from the coding sequence ATGAATTTTCTCCGCAGCTTCCTGGCCGGCGCCTGCCTGCTGTTGTGCGCCGTCCAGCCTGCCCTGGCCGGGCTGCATGAGGACCTGCAGCGGGTCGAGGCCGAACGCCTCGAGCGCGACCCCGCCTGGCTGGCCCTGCTGCACTACCGTCCCGATGGCAGCGGCATCGAAAGCCAGGCCGACCAGCCGCGCTTCTTCCTGGCCGATGGCGCCCGCCATTCGCCGCGCGCCGAGCTGCTGGCCGCGGTGGCCGCGCTGCACGACGCCGCCGCCGCACAGGACTTCGCCTGCCGCTTTCCCGCCCGCTTTGAGTGGCTGAGCGCGCGCCTGGGACGCGAAGGCGCGGAGGCGCTAACAAGCCAATGCGCCGCCCTGGCTGAATGGCTCGCGGCCTTCCCGGGCCGCCGCGTCAGCATCGACTTTGCGTCGAGCTACCTGGAAAATCCGTCGTCCACCTTCGGCCACACCTTCCTGCGCATCTATCGCGAGTCAAGCGACGAACTGCTCAGTCCGACGATCAACTACGCGGCCCGTACCGACGCGCGCGAGGGCGATCTCGCCTTCGTCACGAAAGGCCTGTTCGGCGGCTTTCCCGGCGTGGCCGACACGCTGCCTTTCTACCGGCGCCTGCGCACCTATACCGAGATCGAAGGGCGCGACATCCATGAGTACGAACTCTCACTGACGCCCGCCGAGGTGCGCCGGCTGCTGCTGCATACCTGGGAGATCAAGGACGGCGTCTTCGACTATTACTTCATCCACGAGAACTGCGCCTACCGCACGCTGGCCCTGCTCGACGCGGCGCGCCCGGGCACCGGGCTGCTCGATCGCTTCGGCGCCGTCACGGTACCCGTCGACACCGTGCGTGCCCTGCGTGCGGCCGGCATGCTCGGCGCGCAGCGTCTGTGGCCGTCGCTCCCGAAACGGGTACGCGACCTGGAGACGCAAGTCGATGGCGAGGACGGCGCGCTGGCGCGGCAGCTTGCGCTCGGCCTGGCCACACCCGCACAAGTGCGCACCCTGTCCCCGGCGCGGCAAGCCGGCACGCTGCAGCTGGCCTATGAATATGGCGCCGTCCTGATCGACCGCGACGAAGGCGACCGCGTGCGGCGCAAGGAGATCCCGGGCGCCATCACCAAGGCCCGCCTGGCGCTGGCGCAGCCGGAGGTGCTGGCAAGCCGCAGTACACCGAACGGTCCGGAAGATGGCCACGATGGCGGCCTGCTGGCGGCCAGCCTGCGCCAACGCGGCGGCAGGCATGCCCCGGCACTCGACTACGCGGCCTTCCAGCACAGCCTGACCGATCCCCTGCCCGGCTACGAACCGCATGCCGAGATCACCGTGCTCAACCCGGAAATCGAGATCGGCGCAGATCGCGTGCGCTTGCGCCGCATCGACTGGCTCGTGGCGCAATCGACGATCCCCTCGTCGACGCTGTTTGCACCGCGCGCCTGGCGGGTCGAACTCACCACCCGTGCTACGCCTTTTGCCGGGCGCGACCACATGGCCACGCGCCTGGCCTATCACACGGGCCGCGCCTGGCTGCTTCCGGGGATACCGTGCTGGCGCTGCTGCCCGGCCTGGGGCTTGAAGCCGGCAGCGGCCTGCCGCACGACGCCGCCCTGCTCGGTGCGCTGCGCACCACGCTGA